The Paraburkholderia largidicola DNA segment AAGTCGCGGGCAATGCGCAGCGCCGATTTCAGCCCGTCTTCATGAAAGCCATACCCTGTCCACGCGCCCGCAAACCATGTGCGTCTCGTGCGCTGTATCGAAGGAAGGCGGCTTTGCGCTGCGACGGCCGCGCTGTCGAGCAGTGGATGGTCGTAGTTGAAGCGCTTCAATACCGATTCGGGCGAGGGCGGCCGCGACGGATTGAGTGTCACGATCACCGGCCTCTGGAAGGGCAAAGGTTGCAGGCGGTTGATCAGATAGCTCACGCAGACCGGATGCGTGCCGTCCACACCATGCGACGACACGTAGTTCCACGCGGACCATATCCGCTCGCGACGCGGAAGCAAGGCCAGATCGGTATGTAGCCACGCGATATTGGGTTGATAGCGGATCGCGCCGAGCACGTGGCGTTCGTCGGGCTCGGGGTCGGCGAGCATGCGCAGACTGTCGGGTGCGTGCGTGGCGAGAATCACCGCGTCGAAGCGCTCGCAGCCGGATACGCTCGTTACGTGAACGCCGCCTTGCTCGCGGCGTACTGCGAGGACAGGCTCGTTCGTGCGCACGTCGTCGAGTGTGGCGATGATCCGGCGCACGTATTCGCGTGCACCGCCTTCCACCGTTTTCCAGCGGGGGCGGCGATTCACCTGCAACAGCGCATGGTTGAGACAGAAGCGCAGAAAGGTCTCGGCAGGGAAACGCAGCACGTCAGAGGTTGCGCACGACCAGATGGCGGCGGCCATCGGCAACAGATAGTGTTGTCTGAACGGATCGCCGTAGCGGCCCGCCGTCAACAGGTCGCCAACGGAGTATCCGCTGGCCGATGCCGCCTCGAGATGCCTTTCAGCCGCGGAATTGAAACGCACGATATCGCGCAACATGCCGAGAAAGCTGGGCGAAAGCAGATTGTGCCGTTGGGCGAAGACGGTGTTCAGACTGGTGCCGGCCCATTCGAGTCGTCCGTGGTCGAGCGAGACGGAAAATGTCATGTCGCTTTCGTGTGACGTGACACCTAGCTCGTTGAAGAGCGCGATCAGGTTGGGATAAGTGCGATCGTTGAAGACGACAAAGCCCGTATCGACGGGATGGGTGAGGCCGTCCAGTTCGACGTCGACCGTGTTGGTGTGGCCGCCGGCGTAAGCGGCGGCTTCGTAAAGCGTCACGCGATGGCGACGCGCCAGCAGATACGCACTCGCAAGTCCAGCGATGCCGGAGCCGATGACAGCAACACGGCTCCCCGGCGGAACGGGATGAGTTTCCGTCTGCACATCCATTGCGTGTTCTCCATCGGCGGCGCGTCATTCCTCTTTTACGCACGGCAACAGCAGACGGATGCAGCCATGCGGCGGGGTCCTCCCGGATCTGCCGGCGAAGCATCCGTTGCACGCGAATACCTGCACCGATGCGAACCGCGTCGGGAGCGTGACTTCGCGCGAACGTCCGGATTCCTTGACCCGTAAAAAATATAGCCGGATATGGTGGGCAGAAATGGAACAGGAATGGGACGCCGACAGAGAGTGTCGGGCTCAAGTGTCCGCGTGCGCCTAATAAAGTGGCATCGCAATCTTTTCGTAGATCGTGCGAAATAAGTGCTTGACAGCCCCCTGGGGGTTCCGCATAATTCGGCCTCTCCAAACGACGGAGACGCAGGAAAGCAGCAGAAAACAGCGGCTTTTTAGCGAATGTTCTTTAACAATCAACAGCCGATAAGTGTGGGTGCTCGATGGCGGCGCGCGGTGACTTTCGGGTCACTGAATAGCGAAAGTAATCGAGTCTCACACAGAAGTAATTGAGGAAGGTTTGAGTAATCAGATCTTTCGTCAGTGATTTTGAGTGAGCGACCGGTTCTTAAATGAACCGAAAAACAGTAACAGGTTTGAACTGAAGAGTTTGATCCTGGCTCAGATTGAACGCTGGCGGCATGCCTTACACATGCAAGTCGGACGGCAGCGCGGGGGCAACCCTGGCGGCGAGTGGCGAACGGGTGAGTAATACATCGGAACGTGTCCTGGAGTGGGGGATAGCCCGGCGAAAGCCGGATTAATACCGCATACGCTCTATGGAGGAAAGCGGGGGATCTTCGGACCTCGCGCTCAAGGGGCGGCCGATGGCAGATTAGCTAGTTGGTGGGGTAAAGGCCTACCAAGGCGACGATCTGTAGCTGGTCTGAGAGGACGACCAGCCACACTGGGACTGAGACACGGCCCAGACTCCTACGGGAGGCAGCAGTGGGGAATTTTGGACAATGGGGGCAACCCTGATCCAGCAATGCCGCGTGTGTGAAGAAGGCCTTCGGGTTGTAAAGCACTTTTGTCCGGAAAGAAAACCTCCGTCCTAATACGGTGGGGGGATGACGGTACCGGAAGAATAAGCACCGGCTAACTACGTGCCAGCAGCCGCGGTAATACGTAGGGTGCAAGCGTTAATCGGAATTACTGGGCGTAAAGCGTGCGCAGGCGGTTCGCTAAGACCGATGTGAAATCCCCGGGCTTAACCTGGGAACTGCATTGGTGACTGGCGGGCTAGAGTATGGCAGAGGGGGGTAGAATTCCACGTGTAGCAGTGAAATGCGTAGAGATGTGGAGGAATACCGATGGCGAAGGCAGCCCCCTGGGCCAATACTGACGCTCATGCACGAAAGCGTGGGGAGCAAACAGGATTAGATACCCTGGTAGTCCACGCCCTAAACGATGTCAACTAGTTGTCGGGTCTTCATTGACTTGGTAACGAAGCTAACGCGTGAAGTTGACCGCCTGGGGAGTACGGTCGCAAGATTAAAACTCAAAGGAATTGACGGGGACCCGCACAAGCGGTGGATGATGTGGATTAATTCGATGCAACGCGAAAAACCTTACCTACCCTTGACATGTACGGAATCCTGCTGAGAGGTGGGAGTGCCCGAAAGGGAGCCGTAACACAGGTGCTGCATGGCTGTCGTCAGCTCGTGTCGTGAGATGTTGGGTTAAGTCCCGCAACGAGCGCAACCCTTGTCCCTAGTTGCTACGCAAGAGCACTCTAGGGAGACTGCCGGTGACAAACCGGAGGAAGGTGGGGATGACGTCAAGTCCTCATGGCCCTTATGGGTAGGGCTTCACACGTCATACAATGGTCGGAACAGAGGGTTGCCAAGCCGCGAGGTGGAGCCAATCCCAGAAAACCGATCGTAGTCCGGATCGCAGTCTGCAACTCGACTGCGTGAAGCTGGAATCGCTAGTAATCGCGGATCAGCATGCCGCGGTGAATACGTTCCCGGGTCTTGTACACACCGCCCGTCACACCATGGGAGTGGGTTTTACCAGAAGTGGCTAGTCTAACCGCAAGGAGGACGGTCACCACGGTAGGATTCATGACTGGGGTGAAGTCGTAACAAGGTAGCCGTATCGGAAGGTGCGGCTGGATCACCTCCTTTCCAGAGCTTCGCGTCTCAAAGTTGAGCGCTCACACTTGTCGGCTGTTAATTGAAGACAGGCTCAGGGGTCTGTAGCTCAGTCGGTTAGAGCACCGTCTTGATAAGGCGGGGGTCGATGGTTCGAATCCATCCAGACCCACCATTGCCTTGTCTGGTGTGGCTGCTGATGTAG contains these protein-coding regions:
- a CDS encoding NAD(P)/FAD-dependent oxidoreductase encodes the protein MDVQTETHPVPPGSRVAVIGSGIAGLASAYLLARRHRVTLYEAAAYAGGHTNTVDVELDGLTHPVDTGFVVFNDRTYPNLIALFNELGVTSHESDMTFSVSLDHGRLEWAGTSLNTVFAQRHNLLSPSFLGMLRDIVRFNSAAERHLEAASASGYSVGDLLTAGRYGDPFRQHYLLPMAAAIWSCATSDVLRFPAETFLRFCLNHALLQVNRRPRWKTVEGGAREYVRRIIATLDDVRTNEPVLAVRREQGGVHVTSVSGCERFDAVILATHAPDSLRMLADPEPDERHVLGAIRYQPNIAWLHTDLALLPRRERIWSAWNYVSSHGVDGTHPVCVSYLINRLQPLPFQRPVIVTLNPSRPPSPESVLKRFNYDHPLLDSAAVAAQSRLPSIQRTRRTWFAGAWTGYGFHEDGLKSALRIARDFGVEPSWCVR